In Mycobacterium sp. Aquia_216, a genomic segment contains:
- a CDS encoding FUSC family protein yields MVLYERARNWWIGSDPGLLRLRTATRTTAALACSLAMLFVLTRATGQPLTVALLGVVITMIAARSVNEPDPRQQRITMALLPVPAALSITAAALLAPHAVAADAVFVVVVFVAVYVRRFGPRGRALGMVAFMAYFFTLYLRAAISELPWMIGAVVVGTVCTFVMSTYVLPDRPERVLRATIRALRARMAILVGTTAEAVRTGRLDERQRRHMRARTIRLNETALMVQSQIEDKAHPAILWPGVTSQQLAPWLFDAELAIEWVANAGRTVATVITEDPAAIPVGTRLELVGALTELARAIRIPAPGGLQLAADHAQRVLDEQPRPTADDDPGEAAVRRLALAIINAANATAEIRAIVERATSGAVEDTGTTKPPESDALPEEDDAGAEKAGSGLSQTTRQAIQVTIAASLAIVTGELVSPSRWFWAVIAAFVIFAGTNSWGETLTKGWQRLLGTMLGVPSGMLAATLFAGDKTASLAAVFVCLFCAFYFMTVTYSLMTFWITTMLALLYGLLGEFSFGVLMLRIEETAIGAVIGVTVAILVLPTNTRTTIREDTLAFLTALTALIETSTATMFGEDEPVSPTEQARELDRKLQQFRITAKPLLAGVAGLAGRRSIRRGLNIFTACDRYGRSLARSSERYQDPVGSQELVDAFTAATDQTRRNIDALVALVGGAAAATVNSTTDALDAAEALARHQDNADAPRPDTRRFLTAVHALRQIERAVITAATNLGAHETPAVSSSNAS; encoded by the coding sequence ATGGTGCTCTACGAGCGCGCCCGAAATTGGTGGATCGGCTCCGATCCTGGATTGCTGCGACTGCGGACGGCAACGCGAACGACGGCGGCGCTGGCGTGCTCGCTGGCGATGCTTTTCGTGCTGACCCGGGCGACGGGGCAACCCCTGACCGTCGCGTTGCTGGGCGTCGTCATCACGATGATCGCGGCCCGATCCGTCAACGAGCCGGACCCGCGCCAGCAGCGAATCACGATGGCGCTGCTGCCCGTACCCGCCGCCTTGTCCATCACCGCGGCCGCGCTGCTCGCGCCGCACGCGGTTGCGGCCGACGCCGTCTTCGTAGTGGTCGTCTTCGTCGCGGTCTACGTCCGCCGCTTCGGGCCCCGGGGCCGGGCACTCGGCATGGTCGCGTTCATGGCCTATTTCTTCACTTTGTATCTGCGAGCGGCTATTTCGGAGTTGCCGTGGATGATCGGCGCTGTCGTGGTGGGGACGGTCTGCACGTTCGTGATGAGCACCTACGTACTGCCCGATCGGCCAGAACGTGTGCTGCGCGCCACGATTCGGGCGCTGCGCGCTCGGATGGCCATCCTGGTCGGCACCACGGCCGAGGCGGTTCGTACCGGCCGGCTCGACGAACGGCAACGACGTCACATGCGGGCCCGCACTATTCGGCTCAACGAAACCGCCCTGATGGTGCAGAGCCAGATCGAGGACAAGGCCCATCCCGCCATCCTGTGGCCCGGCGTGACCAGCCAGCAACTGGCTCCGTGGTTGTTCGACGCCGAACTCGCCATCGAATGGGTCGCCAACGCCGGACGCACGGTGGCAACCGTCATCACGGAAGATCCCGCCGCCATCCCGGTCGGCACGCGCCTCGAACTGGTCGGGGCGCTCACCGAACTCGCGCGGGCGATCCGTATACCGGCGCCCGGTGGCCTGCAGCTGGCCGCGGATCACGCCCAGCGGGTTCTCGACGAGCAGCCGCGGCCCACCGCCGACGACGACCCCGGTGAAGCCGCGGTACGCCGCCTTGCGCTGGCAATCATCAACGCCGCCAACGCAACTGCCGAAATCCGCGCCATCGTCGAGCGGGCCACCAGCGGCGCGGTGGAAGACACCGGCACCACGAAGCCGCCGGAATCCGACGCTCTTCCGGAAGAAGACGACGCCGGTGCCGAGAAAGCGGGCAGCGGGCTGTCGCAGACCACGCGGCAGGCCATTCAGGTGACGATCGCCGCGTCATTGGCCATCGTCACCGGCGAGTTGGTGTCGCCCTCCCGTTGGTTCTGGGCGGTGATCGCGGCATTCGTCATCTTCGCCGGCACAAACTCGTGGGGCGAAACCCTGACCAAGGGCTGGCAGCGGCTGCTCGGCACCATGCTGGGTGTGCCGTCGGGCATGCTGGCGGCCACGCTGTTCGCCGGCGACAAGACCGCTTCGCTGGCGGCGGTCTTCGTCTGCCTGTTCTGCGCCTTCTATTTCATGACCGTCACGTATAGCCTGATGACCTTCTGGATCACCACCATGCTGGCGCTGCTTTACGGCTTGCTCGGCGAATTCTCTTTCGGCGTACTGATGTTGCGCATCGAGGAGACCGCGATCGGCGCCGTGATCGGGGTGACCGTCGCGATCCTGGTGTTGCCGACGAACACCAGAACCACGATCCGCGAGGACACCCTCGCCTTCCTGACGGCGTTGACCGCACTGATCGAGACCTCCACCGCGACGATGTTCGGCGAGGACGAGCCCGTCAGCCCGACCGAGCAAGCACGCGAGCTCGACCGAAAGCTGCAGCAATTCCGGATTACCGCCAAGCCGCTCCTGGCGGGCGTGGCCGGTCTTGCCGGGCGTCGGAGCATTCGGCGTGGCCTGAACATCTTCACGGCCTGCGATCGTTACGGACGAAGCCTGGCACGCAGCAGCGAGCGCTACCAGGACCCCGTCGGATCACAAGAGCTCGTTGATGCCTTCACCGCCGCCACCGACCAGACGCGGCGCAACATCGACGCACTGGTCGCGCTCGTCGGCGGGGCGGCCGCGGCGACGGTCAACTCCACGACCGACGCGCTCGACGCCGCCGAGGCCCTGGCTCGCCATCAGGACAACGCGGACGCACCGCGTCCCGACACCCGACGATTCCTCACCGCGGTGCACGCGCTTCGCCAGATCGAACGGGCCGTTATCACCGCGGCGACCAACCTCGGCGCGCACGAGACCCCCGCGGTGTCCAGCTCGAACGCGAGCTAG
- a CDS encoding class I SAM-dependent methyltransferase codes for MARTDNDSWEITESVGATALGVAASRAAETESDNPLIRDPYARVFLDAAGDGVWNWYSAPQLPAELLEAEPNLAQQMQAMVGYMASRTAFFDAFFLDATTAGISQAVILAAGLDARSWRLPWPDGTTVYELDQPRVLDFKASTLAEHGAEPACNRVAVPVDLRQDWPKSLQEAGFDASAPSVWSAEGLMPYLPAAAQELLFERIQGLTVTGSRIGVEALGPQFLDPEARARRRERMDRVRAAFAKADLQRDVPSTDELWYFEEREDVGEWFGRHGWDVTVTPSLELMAGYGRRPSEEVENDVPGNLFVAAQRSAR; via the coding sequence GTGGCCAGAACCGATAACGACAGCTGGGAGATCACCGAGAGCGTGGGGGCGACGGCGCTGGGCGTCGCGGCATCCCGCGCGGCGGAGACCGAGAGCGACAATCCACTGATCCGTGACCCGTACGCGCGCGTCTTCCTCGACGCCGCCGGCGACGGAGTGTGGAACTGGTACTCAGCCCCGCAGCTGCCCGCCGAGCTCCTCGAGGCCGAACCCAATCTGGCGCAGCAGATGCAGGCGATGGTCGGCTACATGGCTTCCCGGACCGCTTTTTTCGACGCGTTTTTTCTGGATGCGACGACGGCGGGCATCTCCCAGGCGGTGATCCTGGCGGCGGGCCTGGACGCGCGGTCGTGGCGGTTGCCGTGGCCGGACGGAACGACGGTCTACGAACTCGACCAGCCCAGGGTGCTGGATTTCAAAGCCTCGACGTTGGCCGAACACGGGGCAGAACCCGCCTGCAACCGGGTCGCCGTCCCGGTTGATCTGCGCCAGGATTGGCCGAAGTCGTTGCAGGAGGCCGGTTTTGACGCTTCGGCACCGAGTGTCTGGTCGGCCGAGGGGCTGATGCCGTATCTGCCGGCCGCGGCCCAGGAGCTGCTGTTCGAGCGCATCCAGGGGCTCACTGTCACCGGCAGCCGGATCGGCGTGGAGGCGCTGGGGCCGCAGTTTTTGGACCCCGAGGCACGGGCGCGCCGGCGGGAACGGATGGATCGCGTCCGCGCGGCGTTCGCGAAAGCGGACCTGCAACGCGACGTGCCCAGCACCGACGAACTGTGGTACTTCGAAGAGCGCGAGGACGTGGGCGAGTGGTTCGGTCGCCACGGCTGGGATGTGACGGTGACCCCGTCGCTGGAACTGATGGCCGGGTATGGCCGCAGGCCGTCCGAAGAGGTCGAGAATGACGTCCCCGGGAACCTGTTCGTGGCCGCGCAGCGCTCGGCAAGGTAG
- a CDS encoding galactokinase → MTIRYAAPGRINLIGEHTDYNLGFALPIALPQRTVVTFTPDRGDAITVSSDRAAGAVRIPLGTAPGDLHGWAGYVAGVMWALRQAGHRVPGGAMSVTSDVEMGSGLSSSAALECAALGAITAVAGVHIDRKEQARLAQRAENEYVGAPTGLLDQLSALFGQPSTAMLIDFRDVTVEPVAFDPDACGVALLLIDSRARHRHAGGEYAARRASCERAAAQLEVSSLREVQDRGPAALAAVTDPIDLRRARHVLTENRRVMDFVAALHDSDLGAAGQIMTASHASMRDDFEITTEHIDRIADTAVRAGALGARMTGGGFGGCVIALSPTDRAEVVGEAVRRAVSDAGFGEPVITRTRAGAGAGPAG, encoded by the coding sequence GTGACGATCCGGTACGCCGCGCCGGGGCGGATCAACCTGATCGGCGAGCACACCGACTACAACCTCGGGTTCGCGCTGCCGATCGCCCTCCCGCAGCGCACGGTCGTGACCTTCACCCCCGACCGCGGCGACGCGATTACCGTCAGCAGTGACCGCGCGGCCGGCGCAGTGCGCATTCCGCTCGGCACCGCTCCCGGTGACCTGCACGGCTGGGCCGGTTACGTCGCCGGGGTGATGTGGGCGCTGCGCCAAGCGGGTCACCGGGTGCCGGGCGGCGCGATGTCGGTCACCAGCGATGTGGAGATGGGGTCGGGCTTGTCTTCCTCCGCCGCGTTGGAATGCGCGGCGCTGGGCGCGATCACCGCAGTCGCCGGGGTCCACATCGACCGCAAAGAACAGGCGCGGCTGGCCCAGCGCGCCGAAAACGAATATGTCGGTGCCCCAACGGGTTTACTAGACCAACTGTCCGCACTTTTCGGGCAGCCGTCGACCGCGATGCTGATCGACTTCCGCGATGTGACTGTCGAGCCGGTGGCCTTCGACCCGGACGCGTGCGGCGTCGCGCTGCTCCTGATCGACTCCCGGGCGCGGCATCGGCATGCCGGCGGCGAGTATGCGGCCCGGCGTGCGTCGTGCGAGCGGGCGGCGGCCCAGCTTGAAGTGTCGTCACTGCGCGAGGTTCAAGACCGCGGGCCCGCGGCGTTGGCCGCAGTTACCGATCCGATCGACCTCCGTCGGGCCCGGCATGTACTGACCGAAAACCGACGCGTTATGGATTTCGTTGCTGCGCTGCATGATTCGGACCTCGGCGCGGCCGGTCAGATCATGACCGCCTCGCACGCGTCGATGCGCGACGATTTCGAAATCACTACCGAGCACATCGACCGGATCGCCGACACCGCGGTCCGCGCGGGTGCCCTGGGCGCGCGGATGACCGGCGGCGGGTTCGGGGGCTGTGTGATCGCCCTGTCACCCACCGACCGGGCGGAGGTGGTCGGCGAGGCAGTGCGACGAGCAGTCTCTGATGCCGGGTTCGGCGAGCCGGTGATCACCCGCACGCGTGCCGGCGCGGGCGCGGGGCCGGCCGGGTGA
- a CDS encoding nitroreductase family protein has translation METWDAICARRNVRQYQPRPVPEDDLNRIAEAGWRAPSAKNRQPWDFVIVTDPAQLQELSTVWRGAGHIASAPAAIVLVVPVPPDERRLVTDNYDVGQATMAMMIAATDLGIGTGHSSVGDQEKARAILGVPDDYLVAFMLGVGYPADRPITPIRKPDRRPFDEVVHRGRW, from the coding sequence ATGGAAACCTGGGACGCTATCTGCGCTCGGCGCAATGTTCGTCAATACCAGCCGCGACCGGTGCCGGAGGACGACCTGAATCGGATCGCCGAGGCCGGATGGCGGGCGCCGTCGGCGAAAAACCGCCAGCCGTGGGACTTCGTGATCGTCACCGATCCGGCTCAGCTGCAGGAGCTGTCCACGGTTTGGCGCGGCGCCGGTCATATCGCGTCGGCTCCGGCCGCGATCGTGTTGGTCGTGCCGGTTCCCCCGGACGAGCGCCGGCTGGTGACCGACAACTACGACGTCGGTCAGGCGACGATGGCGATGATGATCGCGGCCACCGACCTGGGTATCGGCACCGGCCATTCGTCGGTCGGTGACCAGGAGAAGGCGCGCGCGATCCTGGGCGTCCCGGACGACTACCTGGTGGCTTTCATGCTCGGCGTCGGATATCCGGCCGACCGTCCGATCACCCCGATCCGTAAGCCGGACCGGCGCCCGTTCGACGAGGTCGTCCACCGCGGACGCTGGTAG
- a CDS encoding CehA/McbA family metallohydrolase, with protein sequence MSIAKVAPGAITAGKPIEIAFSGRFGFGIYRWAYLPFDVPPGVQQIRVATSHDFGVGGPARNVLDLGMFGPAGYDMGNAAGFKGWSGGARDGFVISSAYATPGYLAGPIEPGVWAVALGPVVLSPWGMAWQVRVTLDSDQPATPPAPPVAPDGLPTAFIPASVGGARWYRGDLHLHTEHSDGERDPAELVSDAHAGGLDFIVSTEHNTNSANRVWPACRTGSLLVIPGVEVTTRHGHWLAVGLPPRGWVDWRYGPRDGVFPRFAAEVRQDGGLVVAAHPAAPVPGSAWEFGFTDVDALEVWNGRWNVDDEVALRIWQRLLRQGRRVAAVGGSDSHAKRQLVGAPQTAVHAAELSVPAIVDGLRRGRSYIVGSREVACELTASRASGGDVAGPGQQLRVPPGAAATVTAVISGAPGASAALITATGCIGRAPVTSARSRLQWEFDATSARFARLEVRDGRRGRLGAMVALTNPVWLA encoded by the coding sequence ATGAGCATTGCCAAGGTCGCGCCCGGCGCCATCACCGCGGGCAAACCGATCGAGATAGCGTTTTCGGGACGATTTGGTTTTGGTATCTACCGCTGGGCTTACCTGCCGTTCGACGTGCCGCCCGGCGTGCAACAAATTCGGGTGGCCACCTCCCACGACTTCGGTGTGGGTGGCCCGGCACGAAATGTGTTGGATCTAGGGATGTTTGGGCCGGCCGGCTACGACATGGGTAATGCGGCCGGGTTCAAGGGCTGGTCCGGCGGCGCCCGCGACGGCTTTGTGATCTCCAGTGCCTATGCCACGCCCGGTTACCTGGCCGGCCCCATCGAGCCGGGCGTATGGGCGGTGGCGCTGGGCCCCGTGGTCCTCAGTCCGTGGGGGATGGCATGGCAGGTGCGGGTCACGCTGGACAGCGACCAGCCCGCCACGCCACCCGCGCCGCCGGTCGCGCCGGACGGTTTGCCGACGGCGTTCATACCCGCCTCGGTCGGTGGTGCGCGCTGGTACCGCGGCGACCTGCATCTGCATACGGAGCATTCCGACGGTGAGCGTGATCCCGCTGAGCTGGTGTCGGACGCGCACGCCGGCGGGCTCGACTTCATCGTTTCGACCGAGCACAACACCAACTCGGCCAACCGGGTTTGGCCCGCGTGCCGCACCGGATCGCTCCTGGTGATTCCGGGCGTGGAGGTCACCACCCGCCACGGTCATTGGCTCGCCGTCGGCCTGCCTCCGCGCGGCTGGGTCGACTGGCGATACGGGCCGCGCGACGGGGTGTTTCCCCGCTTCGCTGCCGAGGTTCGCCAAGACGGTGGCTTGGTGGTCGCTGCCCACCCCGCCGCGCCGGTGCCGGGCTCGGCGTGGGAATTCGGTTTCACCGACGTGGACGCGCTGGAGGTGTGGAATGGCCGGTGGAACGTCGATGATGAAGTAGCCCTTCGTATTTGGCAACGACTACTGCGGCAGGGCCGGCGCGTCGCCGCGGTCGGCGGCAGCGACTCCCACGCCAAACGCCAGCTGGTCGGCGCGCCGCAGACGGCCGTGCACGCGGCCGAGTTGTCGGTCCCCGCGATCGTCGACGGCCTGCGCCGCGGCCGCTCGTACATCGTCGGTTCACGCGAGGTCGCGTGCGAACTGACCGCGTCCCGCGCGAGCGGCGGCGACGTGGCCGGCCCCGGCCAGCAGCTGCGGGTACCGCCCGGCGCCGCGGCGACGGTCACCGCGGTCATCAGCGGAGCGCCCGGTGCCAGTGCCGCCCTGATCACCGCAACCGGCTGCATCGGCCGAGCGCCGGTAACCTCGGCACGGAGCAGGTTGCAATGGGAGTTCGACGCCACGTCGGCGCGCTTTGCCCGACTCGAGGTACGCGACGGGCGGCGCGGCCGGCTCGGCGCGATGGTCGCCTTGACGAATCCGGTGTGGCTAGCCTGA
- the galT gene encoding galactose-1-phosphate uridylyltransferase yields MTAPTRAKLADGRDLLFFTLPGHRPAPVTDRRPLPEFVPNQSQLRFDRSTGQWVIVAALRQDRTYKPPADQCPLCPGPSGLTSEVPAPDYDVVVFENRFPSLSGSGQPMGAPAGDEFVLAAGHGRTEVICFSSDHTGSFAELAPVHARLVVEAWRHRTADLMAAPGIEQVFCFENRGEEIGVTLAHPHGQIYGYPYLTPRTAAMLGQAREHRMRYGGNLFADLLAREVADGSRVVARTELFTAFVPFAARWPVEVHIYPNRFVHNLIELTDDEIDAFARVYLDVLGRFDRMYSTPLPYISALHQFADTAAQADGYFHVELMSIRRSATKLKYLAASESAMDAFISDVTPESVAQRLRGLA; encoded by the coding sequence GTGACTGCGCCGACGCGGGCGAAGCTGGCCGACGGCCGTGACCTCTTGTTCTTCACGTTGCCCGGGCACCGGCCGGCGCCGGTCACCGATCGCAGGCCCCTGCCGGAGTTCGTGCCGAACCAGTCGCAGCTGCGGTTCGACCGGTCGACCGGACAGTGGGTGATCGTCGCCGCACTGCGCCAGGACCGCACCTACAAGCCGCCCGCCGACCAGTGCCCGCTGTGTCCGGGGCCGAGCGGACTGACCAGTGAGGTGCCCGCGCCGGACTACGACGTCGTCGTTTTCGAGAACCGGTTCCCGAGCCTCTCGGGCTCCGGCCAGCCGATGGGTGCGCCCGCCGGTGACGAATTTGTCTTGGCAGCAGGACATGGCCGGACCGAGGTGATCTGTTTTTCCAGCGACCACACCGGGTCGTTCGCGGAGTTGGCACCGGTTCATGCCCGGCTGGTTGTCGAGGCGTGGCGGCACCGTACCGCCGACCTGATGGCCGCACCGGGCATCGAGCAGGTGTTCTGCTTCGAAAACCGCGGCGAGGAAATCGGGGTGACGCTGGCCCATCCGCATGGTCAGATCTACGGCTACCCCTACCTGACACCGCGGACGGCAGCCATGCTGGGTCAGGCCCGCGAACACCGAATGCGGTACGGCGGCAACCTCTTTGCTGACTTGCTGGCGCGCGAGGTCGCCGACGGCAGTCGCGTCGTCGCGCGCACCGAGCTGTTCACGGCGTTCGTGCCGTTCGCGGCCCGCTGGCCGGTCGAGGTGCACATCTACCCGAACAGATTCGTGCACAATCTCATCGAACTAACCGACGACGAAATCGACGCGTTCGCGCGGGTATACCTAGACGTGTTGGGTCGGTTCGATCGGATGTATTCCACTCCGCTGCCCTATATTTCGGCGCTGCACCAGTTCGCCGACACCGCGGCTCAGGCAGATGGCTACTTTCACGTCGAATTGATGTCGATCCGGCGCAGCGCCACCAAGCTCAAGTATTTGGCGGCTTCCGAATCGGCGATGGACGCGTTCATCAGCGACGTCACGCCCGAAAGTGTGGCCCAGCGGCTGCGGGGGCTCGCGTGA
- a CDS encoding SDR family oxidoreductase, giving the protein MNISGNTIFIPGSTSGIGLALALRLQAKGNTVIVGGRRTELLEQIAAEHPGFDTVQIDTADADSVRSAADEVIGRHPDLNVVITMAGIMKIEDWHHPDTFLESAESTIITNVLGPIRLIAAFVEHLQKQPAATIITVSSGLGFAPLRVTPSYNASKAAIHMLSESLRLQLADSTVQVKELVPPSVQTELMPGQSQNEAAMPLDEFLDEVMQLLENDPEGNEIQVERVKFLRYGEARGDYDQVIAALNASDPHGK; this is encoded by the coding sequence ATGAACATCTCCGGCAACACAATCTTCATTCCCGGCTCGACCAGCGGCATCGGTTTGGCACTGGCACTGCGGCTGCAGGCCAAGGGCAACACCGTCATCGTCGGGGGCCGGCGGACCGAGTTGCTCGAGCAGATCGCCGCGGAACATCCCGGTTTCGACACGGTGCAGATCGATACCGCCGACGCCGACAGTGTGCGCTCGGCGGCCGATGAGGTGATCGGGCGTCACCCCGACCTCAACGTCGTCATCACGATGGCGGGCATCATGAAAATCGAGGACTGGCATCACCCCGACACGTTTCTCGAGTCCGCCGAATCGACGATCATCACCAACGTGCTCGGCCCCATCCGCCTGATCGCGGCGTTCGTCGAGCACCTGCAAAAGCAGCCGGCAGCAACCATCATCACCGTCTCGTCGGGCCTGGGCTTCGCGCCGCTGCGGGTCACCCCCAGCTACAACGCCTCTAAAGCCGCCATTCACATGCTCAGCGAGTCGCTGCGGCTGCAACTGGCCGACTCCACGGTGCAGGTCAAAGAACTTGTCCCGCCGTCCGTGCAAACCGAATTGATGCCCGGACAAAGCCAGAACGAGGCCGCGATGCCGCTGGACGAATTTCTCGACGAGGTCATGCAGCTCTTGGAGAACGATCCCGAAGGCAACGAGATCCAGGTGGAGCGCGTCAAGTTCCTGCGCTACGGCGAGG
- a CDS encoding lysylphosphatidylglycerol synthetase family protein, with protein sequence MRVDGRDISVSGSLLQPVNRRTNDILRLILATAFLASVITGSLITRPRWIRLEKSVSEIVGVLSPTQSDVVYLLYGFAILALPFMILIGLIVARQWKLLGAYGAAAILAALPLSISSNRIAAPRWHFDVSDRLSTLPAQVLDDPRWIAMLAAVLTVSGPWLPARWRHWWWTLLLAFVPIHLVISAIVPARSLVGLAVGWFVGAVVVLAVGTPALEVPLVGAVRAMAKRGFVVSRLMVIRPAGPGPLVLSTDSGDPASTAAIELYGPHQRSGGALRELWRKLRLRDAETAPLQASMRRAVEHRALMAIAIGEAGVANTSTIAFAALDRGWTLYAHRPVRGIPLDECTKTTPVARVWESLRKLHDYQISHGDLRCNEITVDDGTVLFGGFGNAEYGATDIQLQSDLAQLLVTTSALYDAKSAVRAAIDTFGKDSILTASRRLTKSAVPKRVRQSVGDAADVISAARAEVKSQTGADEIQKQTITRFTRSQVVQLVLLGALVYVAYPFISTVPTFFSELRTANWWWALLGIFVSAATYVGAAAALWACTDGTVNFWKLSIAQVANTFAATTTPAGVGGLALSTRILQKSGLSVMRATAAVALQQSVQVIMHLVLLILFSTVAGASMDLSHFVPDATVLYLIAGVTLGIVGTFLFVPILRSWLATAVRPRLQEVAKDLIELVREPKRLVLIVLGCAGTTLGAALALWCSVQAFGGGATFVTCTVVTMVGGTLASAAPTPGGVGAVEAALIGGLAAFAVPAAVGVPSVLLYRVLTCWLPVFIGWPVMRWLADNDMV encoded by the coding sequence ATGCGAGTTGACGGGCGCGACATCAGCGTTTCGGGCAGCTTGCTGCAACCGGTGAACCGGCGGACCAATGACATTCTGCGGCTGATCCTGGCTACCGCCTTTCTCGCTTCGGTGATCACCGGTTCGCTGATCACCCGCCCGCGCTGGATCCGGCTGGAGAAATCGGTCTCCGAAATTGTCGGGGTCTTGTCACCCACGCAATCCGATGTGGTTTACCTGCTGTACGGATTCGCGATTCTGGCGTTGCCGTTCATGATCCTGATCGGCCTGATCGTCGCTCGGCAATGGAAACTGTTGGGCGCCTACGGGGCTGCCGCGATTCTCGCGGCACTGCCGTTGTCGATCAGCAGTAACCGTATCGCCGCCCCCCGATGGCACTTCGATGTCTCGGACCGGCTGAGCACGCTGCCGGCCCAGGTCCTCGACGATCCCCGCTGGATCGCCATGCTGGCCGCGGTGCTGACCGTGTCGGGTCCCTGGCTACCCGCGCGTTGGCGGCACTGGTGGTGGACGCTGCTACTCGCCTTCGTGCCGATTCACCTCGTCATCAGCGCCATCGTCCCCGCCCGGTCTTTGGTAGGGCTGGCGGTGGGCTGGTTCGTCGGCGCGGTGGTGGTGCTGGCCGTCGGCACTCCAGCGCTGGAGGTGCCGCTGGTGGGCGCGGTCCGGGCGATGGCCAAACGGGGATTCGTCGTGTCGCGGCTGATGGTGATCCGGCCCGCCGGACCCGGTCCGCTTGTGCTGTCGACCGATTCCGGGGATCCCGCGTCGACGGCGGCGATCGAGTTGTACGGCCCGCACCAACGCAGCGGCGGCGCGCTGCGCGAGCTCTGGCGCAAGCTGCGGCTGCGCGACGCCGAGACCGCACCCCTGCAGGCCTCGATGCGTCGCGCCGTCGAGCATCGCGCGCTGATGGCCATCGCCATCGGTGAGGCCGGCGTCGCGAACACGTCGACGATCGCCTTCGCGGCTCTGGATCGGGGATGGACGCTGTACGCGCACCGGCCCGTCCGGGGAATCCCGCTCGACGAATGCACAAAGACGACGCCGGTCGCGCGGGTGTGGGAATCACTGCGAAAGCTGCACGACTATCAGATCTCACACGGCGACCTGCGCTGCAACGAGATCACGGTCGACGACGGCACGGTGCTCTTCGGCGGCTTCGGCAACGCCGAGTACGGCGCCACCGACATCCAACTCCAATCGGATCTGGCCCAGCTGTTGGTGACGACGTCGGCGCTCTACGACGCGAAGTCCGCGGTGCGGGCGGCGATCGACACGTTCGGCAAAGACAGCATCTTGACCGCCTCCCGTCGGCTCACCAAATCCGCTGTGCCCAAACGAGTCCGACAGTCGGTGGGCGACGCGGCCGACGTCATCTCCGCCGCCCGGGCCGAAGTCAAGTCGCAAACCGGTGCGGATGAGATACAGAAGCAGACCATCACCCGCTTCACCCGCAGCCAGGTCGTTCAGCTCGTCTTGCTCGGCGCGCTGGTCTATGTCGCGTACCCCTTCATCAGCACCGTGCCGACGTTCTTTTCCGAACTCCGAACGGCGAACTGGTGGTGGGCGCTACTGGGCATCTTTGTTTCGGCCGCGACGTATGTGGGCGCTGCTGCGGCATTGTGGGCCTGCACCGACGGGACGGTGAACTTCTGGAAGCTATCGATAGCCCAGGTAGCCAACACCTTTGCCGCCACCACCACCCCGGCGGGAGTTGGCGGGCTGGCACTGAGCACCCGGATTCTGCAGAAGAGCGGTCTGTCCGTCATGCGGGCCACCGCGGCGGTGGCGCTGCAACAATCGGTGCAGGTGATCATGCACCTGGTATTGCTGATTTTGTTCAGCACCGTGGCGGGCGCTTCGATGGACCTCTCGCATTTCGTGCCGGATGCCACGGTGCTCTACCTGATCGCCGGCGTGACCCTCGGCATTGTGGGGACGTTTCTGTTCGTGCCCATACTCCGGAGCTGGCTGGCGACCGCGGTGCGCCCGCGGCTGCAGGAGGTGGCCAAGGACCTGATCGAGCTCGTCCGTGAGCCCAAGCGACTCGTGCTGATCGTACTCGGTTGCGCCGGAACGACTCTCGGTGCAGCGCTGGCACTCTGGTGCAGCGTCCAGGCCTTCGGCGGCGGCGCGACGTTCGTTACCTGCACCGTGGTGACGATGGTCGGCGGCACCCTGGCCTCGGCCGCGCCGACACCGGGTGGGGTGGGTGCCGTCGAGGCGGCGTTGATCGGTGGGCTGGCCGCCTTCGCCGTGCCCGCCGCCGTCGGAGTGCCGTCGGTGCTGCTGTACCGGGTGCTCACCTGCTGGCTGCCGGTCTTCATCGGCTGGCCGGTGATGCGCTGGCTGGCCGACAACGACATGGTTTAG